The DNA sequence GGGACTCCCATCGGCTCTCGGCGCTGCAACGCCGGGAGCCGATTCCTTTTCCGGGGGGTGCTTAGCCAAGACAGCCACACCCAGCCCGCGCAAGTCCAGCGAATCCGCACTCGAAAAGTGTCAGATCGCATCGCTGATCGCGAACGTCTTCACAGTAAAGGCGAATCCCCGGTTGACCAAAAAGTCGACGGCGCAGAGAGAGCGACGAAGATCGCACCCCAAAAGTCATTGACCGGGGTAGGCAAGGCGATCTATGTTTCCGCCGCCCGGAGCCACTGATGGTGTACGCGCCCCTGTGGTCCGAGATGGGTCGTAGTTCCGCAATGGCCGCCTATGCGGGAATCGGCAGTTCGTTCTCCGCGAAACGGTCCCCAAAGTCCCGTGTCCAGGCCTCCGCGATTACGTGAACCCGGGAACCCGAGCTACAACAGACGCATGCCCCGAAGAGCTACGGAAATCGGTCCTGCCGGAGAACGGACCGCCGGTGCCATCGAGCGCCTGCGCACCTCGCGCGGGTTCGCCCAGCGCGAGCTCGCTGCCCGTGTCACCGAGCTCGGCCACCCCATGACCAACACCATGCTGTCCCGCATCGAACGCACCCGCCGGCGCTGCGACGTGGATGACCTCGTCGCCATTGCGGCCGCCCTCGGTGTCTCCCCACTCGCCTTGCTCCAGCCCGCGACGTAGGGGTCCGGGGTGGGTGCGCTGTGACGCCGCCCCGGCTTATACCCGACGATCCCCGGTCAGCCAAACCGGGGATTCTCCAGACCATTGAAGTAGTCCGCTCCACCTGCCTGACAGCAAGTGGGGGCGGGCTTGTCATGCCCGATGTCCGTCGCCGCAGGTTGCCGACGGAAGACCCCGAAGGTTCGATACGTGCGAAGTGTTGCTTGTGACAGTGAATTGCTGGCGAATGTCCGCACGTCTCCCCGCATGTCGCCGCTGGGGAGGGGTTTTCTGAACGTGGGTGAAGCCGCCGAATACCTGGGGCTGTCGCCCGCCACCCTTTACGTGTGGCGGCACCGT is a window from the Streptomyces sp. NBC_01244 genome containing:
- a CDS encoding helix-turn-helix domain-containing protein, coding for MPRRATEIGPAGERTAGAIERLRTSRGFAQRELAARVTELGHPMTNTMLSRIERTRRRCDVDDLVAIAAALGVSPLALLQPAT